Proteins encoded within one genomic window of Blastocatellia bacterium:
- a CDS encoding dihydrodipicolinate synthase family protein gives MPDMTVRGLFPPIPTPFDQHEGVELYQLQANITRWNQCGFAGYVVLGSNGEFVHLTERERLHVLEVARDAIAPDLMMIAGCTCQSLAETLIYIKQAARLGAQVALVNPPFYFKNAMTPPRIESFFTRVADESPIPILLYNVPQFSGLTLSLHSVVHLAEHPNIIGIKDSSGDIAALEHILRVTPPTFNVLIGSAYAFYPGLALGAHGAVLAVSFIAWEACRQLLEAVQTNQHAKARDIQLRLAPLAAALDIPGLKAALELRGLYGGPPRSPLAPVTPEQRNEIRQMLADSGLIPDLEP, from the coding sequence ATGCCTGACATGACCGTGCGCGGATTGTTTCCGCCCATACCGACGCCTTTTGACCAACACGAAGGAGTCGAGCTTTATCAGCTTCAAGCAAACATCACCCGCTGGAACCAGTGTGGATTCGCCGGCTACGTTGTGCTCGGCTCCAATGGCGAGTTCGTGCACCTAACCGAGCGTGAACGGCTCCATGTATTGGAAGTGGCTCGTGACGCCATCGCGCCCGACCTGATGATGATCGCCGGCTGCACCTGCCAGTCGCTGGCAGAAACGTTGATCTACATCAAGCAAGCAGCCCGACTCGGCGCTCAGGTGGCTCTGGTTAATCCACCGTTTTACTTCAAAAATGCCATGACGCCGCCTCGAATCGAATCATTCTTCACCCGCGTGGCTGACGAATCACCGATTCCGATTCTGCTCTACAACGTACCGCAATTTAGCGGGCTCACGCTGTCACTGCACAGCGTCGTGCATCTGGCCGAGCATCCCAACATTATCGGCATCAAGGACAGCTCCGGCGACATTGCCGCGCTGGAACACATCCTGCGAGTGACGCCGCCGACATTCAACGTGCTGATCGGGTCGGCTTACGCATTTTACCCTGGACTGGCGCTCGGCGCTCATGGCGCGGTGCTGGCTGTTTCGTTCATCGCTTGGGAAGCCTGCCGGCAACTGCTCGAGGCCGTTCAAACAAACCAACATGCCAAAGCCCGAGACATTCAACTGCGACTTGCGCCGCTGGCCGCCGCGCTGGACATTCCGGGCTTGAAAGCTGCCCTGGAGCTACGCGGCCTCTACGGCGGCCCGCCACGCTCGCCACTCGCGCCAGTAACGCCGGAACAACGAAACGAAATTCGACAGATGCTCGCCGACTCTGGCCTCATTCCCGATCTGGAACCATAG